Proteins found in one Gordonia sp. PDNC005 genomic segment:
- a CDS encoding WhiB family transcriptional regulator translates to MSISTLPPTIDTTRRRAVELPCQSGDADLWFADQPNLLEEAKALCTSCPLRAQCLELALERAEPWGVWGGEIFDGGVVIARKRPRGRPRKNAVA, encoded by the coding sequence ATGAGTATCTCCACCCTTCCGCCCACCATCGACACCACCAGGCGAAGAGCTGTTGAGCTCCCCTGCCAGAGCGGCGACGCCGATCTCTGGTTCGCTGACCAGCCGAACCTCCTCGAAGAGGCGAAGGCTCTCTGCACGTCCTGCCCGCTCCGGGCTCAGTGCCTCGAACTCGCTCTCGAGCGCGCCGAGCCGTGGGGCGTCTGGGGAGGCGAGATCTTCGACGGGGGAGTCGTGATCGCACGCAAACGTCCCCGTGGCCGTCCGCGCAAGAACGCGGTCGCCTGA
- a CDS encoding ATP-dependent DNA helicase UvrD2 gives MTTFETGALAGLDPEQLEAVTAPRGPVCVLAGAGTGKTRTITRRIAHLIESGQVNPSQVLAVTFTARAAAEMRERLAGLGVSGPGGTVVAQTFHAAALRQLRYFWPNVMGSTQWELLDHKFRLVARVARDAGLDSADRDLMRDLASEIEWAKSSDIGPAAYVEAAKTGHRDLPTDARTVAQIFAAYEDTKASYDGVRLLDFEDLIIFTTAILQSEPAIADEFRSRYRSFVVDEYQDVTPIQQNLLDAWLGDRDDLTVVGDANQTIYSFTGATPDHLLNFTRRFPDATLVRLQRDYRSTPEVVELANNVIGKASGRIAGTRLRLVGQRDSGPAPVFSENEDEATEVGTVVGEVKKLLRAGVPATEIAILYRVNAQSEQYEEELSAAGIDYQVRGDQGFFSRPEIAAGMRRLVALAEGAPPPMPVIDAVRRALAAVGLTDAEPAGANAKARWQQLLRLVELAETVVAEKPGADFASVVRELDTRSKNRHAPTIDGVTLSSMHAAKGLEWDAVFLTGLHEGSVPLGRATGTQDEVEEERRLFYVGVTRAREHLHLSWSLSRGDGRRATRKRSRFLDGVLPVPVDMRDEPRQEPDKDVFRSLRAWRKDFADRNDIMPANVLSEAMLRTIATELPVDMSELLAIRGFGSERVDVIGQEVLDAVDRGLGGA, from the coding sequence ATGACGACGTTTGAGACGGGTGCGCTCGCGGGCCTCGACCCCGAGCAGTTGGAGGCGGTGACGGCCCCGCGTGGGCCGGTGTGTGTGCTCGCAGGTGCGGGCACAGGCAAGACTCGGACCATCACGCGTCGAATCGCGCACCTCATCGAATCCGGACAGGTCAATCCGAGCCAGGTGCTCGCCGTGACCTTCACCGCACGAGCCGCGGCCGAGATGCGTGAACGACTCGCCGGACTAGGAGTCTCGGGGCCGGGGGGCACCGTCGTCGCCCAGACATTCCACGCGGCGGCTCTGCGACAACTGAGGTACTTCTGGCCCAACGTCATGGGATCGACGCAGTGGGAACTGCTCGACCACAAGTTCCGGCTGGTGGCTCGCGTCGCCCGCGATGCTGGACTCGACTCCGCAGACCGCGACCTGATGCGAGATCTGGCGTCGGAGATCGAGTGGGCCAAATCGTCGGACATCGGTCCTGCGGCCTACGTCGAGGCCGCCAAGACCGGCCACCGCGACCTCCCGACCGACGCGCGGACCGTTGCGCAGATATTCGCGGCATACGAGGACACGAAGGCATCGTACGACGGCGTCCGCCTCCTCGACTTCGAGGATCTGATCATCTTCACCACCGCGATTCTGCAGTCCGAGCCGGCGATCGCCGACGAGTTCCGCTCTCGGTACCGGAGTTTTGTCGTCGACGAATACCAAGACGTCACCCCGATCCAACAGAACCTGCTCGACGCGTGGCTCGGCGACCGGGACGACCTGACAGTCGTCGGTGACGCGAATCAGACCATCTACAGTTTCACCGGCGCCACCCCCGATCACCTGTTGAACTTCACCCGGCGGTTCCCCGACGCCACTCTCGTTCGCCTGCAGCGGGACTACCGGTCGACGCCCGAGGTCGTCGAACTCGCCAACAACGTGATCGGCAAGGCCAGCGGTCGTATCGCCGGGACAAGGCTCCGACTCGTGGGGCAACGCGATTCGGGACCGGCACCGGTGTTCTCCGAGAACGAGGACGAGGCGACCGAGGTCGGGACCGTCGTCGGTGAGGTGAAGAAGCTGCTGCGGGCCGGAGTGCCTGCCACCGAGATCGCCATCCTGTACCGCGTGAACGCGCAGTCGGAGCAATATGAGGAAGAACTGTCTGCGGCGGGCATCGACTACCAGGTCCGCGGCGACCAGGGCTTCTTCTCGCGACCGGAGATCGCCGCGGGCATGCGCCGGCTCGTGGCTCTCGCCGAGGGCGCGCCGCCGCCGATGCCGGTGATCGACGCGGTGCGGCGTGCGCTCGCCGCGGTCGGGCTCACCGACGCCGAGCCCGCGGGCGCCAACGCGAAGGCCCGCTGGCAGCAATTGCTGCGACTCGTTGAACTCGCGGAGACCGTCGTCGCGGAAAAGCCGGGCGCCGACTTCGCCTCTGTCGTCCGGGAACTCGACACGAGATCGAAGAACCGGCACGCACCGACAATCGACGGCGTCACCCTGTCGTCGATGCACGCGGCCAAGGGCCTCGAATGGGACGCGGTGTTCCTCACCGGGCTCCACGAGGGGTCGGTTCCGCTGGGCCGCGCTACCGGTACGCAGGACGAGGTGGAGGAGGAGCGCAGGCTCTTCTACGTCGGTGTGACCCGAGCCCGCGAGCATCTGCATTTGTCGTGGAGCCTGTCGCGGGGCGACGGTCGGCGTGCCACCCGCAAGCGTTCACGCTTCCTCGACGGAGTCCTGCCCGTGCCTGTCGACATGCGCGATGAGCCGCGGCAGGAGCCCGACAAGGACGTGTTCCGCAGTCTCCGTGCTTGGCGGAAAGACTTCGCCGATCGCAACGACATCATGCCTGCCAACGTCCTCAGCGAGGCGATGCTCCGGACCATCGCGACCGAGCTGCCCGTTGACATGTCCGAACTCCTCGCCATCCGCGGTTTTGGCTCCGAGCGGGTCGACGTCATCGGGCAGGAGGTTCTCGACGCTGTCGACAGAGGGCTCGGCGGTGCATAA
- a CDS encoding mycoredoxin: protein MTDVANPALTLYTTTWCPFCNRLKAGLDRNNVEYTEIDIEANPDAAEFVGSVNNGNHVVPTALYGDGSTATNPAVGEVMSKLGLL, encoded by the coding sequence ATGACCGACGTCGCGAACCCCGCTCTCACGCTGTACACGACCACCTGGTGCCCGTTCTGCAACAGGCTGAAGGCGGGCCTGGACCGGAACAACGTCGAGTACACCGAGATCGACATCGAGGCGAATCCCGACGCCGCCGAATTCGTCGGGAGCGTCAACAACGGCAACCACGTCGTCCCGACGGCTCTCTACGGTGACGGCTCCACCGCCACCAATCCCGCTGTCGGCGAGGTCATGTCCAAGCTCGGACTGCTCTGA
- the nudC gene encoding NAD(+) diphosphatase, translating into MASFEFIEPPMLSRGEFDRGDEIRKNPEALVSGWANAQVLHIDHKGRYPVTGDSALAWTSATGAEPPPDAVFVGVVGSHRWAIRVEEVTGDSADARTGAHLLSHDEAGMLATAVGMLNWHRAARFSPVDGKPVTTANGGWILRTDAGDEFPRTDPAVIMVIHDGADRVLLGRQAVWPDKWFSTLAGFVEPGESLEQCVQREVAEEAGITVTAPRYLGSQPWPFPRSLMLGFEAVADPSEPLVFHDGELADAQWFHRDDVLAALERRADWGVDDPGVRLMLPASISIARSLIEAWAHAPR; encoded by the coding sequence ATGGCCTCGTTCGAGTTCATCGAACCGCCGATGCTCTCCCGCGGTGAGTTCGATCGAGGCGACGAGATCCGCAAGAATCCCGAGGCGCTCGTTTCCGGATGGGCGAACGCGCAGGTCCTACACATCGACCACAAGGGTCGCTATCCCGTGACGGGCGACAGCGCCCTCGCGTGGACGTCGGCCACCGGAGCCGAGCCGCCGCCGGACGCCGTGTTCGTCGGTGTCGTCGGCAGTCATCGGTGGGCGATCCGCGTCGAGGAGGTGACGGGCGACTCCGCTGATGCTCGGACCGGTGCTCACCTGCTGTCGCACGACGAGGCCGGCATGCTCGCGACTGCGGTCGGCATGCTCAACTGGCATCGCGCGGCCCGCTTCTCCCCAGTGGACGGGAAGCCGGTGACCACCGCGAACGGCGGCTGGATCCTGCGGACCGATGCGGGCGACGAGTTCCCGCGCACCGATCCCGCCGTCATCATGGTGATCCACGACGGTGCCGACAGGGTGCTGCTCGGCCGCCAGGCGGTGTGGCCGGACAAGTGGTTCTCAACGCTTGCCGGGTTCGTCGAACCGGGTGAATCGCTCGAGCAGTGTGTGCAACGCGAAGTCGCCGAAGAAGCGGGCATCACCGTCACTGCTCCTCGGTATCTGGGGTCGCAACCGTGGCCCTTCCCGCGCTCGTTGATGCTGGGCTTCGAAGCAGTCGCCGATCCGTCCGAACCGCTGGTGTTCCACGACGGCGAGCTCGCCGACGCACAGTGGTTCCATCGCGACGACGTGCTCGCCGCGCTCGAACGTCGCGCCGACTGGGGCGTGGACGATCCCGGCGTCCGGCTCATGCTGCCCGCGTCGATCTCGATAGCGCGGAGCCTCATCGAGGCCTGGGCTCACGCGCCACGGTAG
- a CDS encoding potassium channel family protein, producing the protein MRKRLRRRKGGLVDEPDYALVGVVRIPEIEKSPARAIGRRVLWALIALFVCSIVVYLDRDGYRDVKESPLSYLDALYYSAVTLSTTGYGDVTPVTESARLINVVFITPLRVLFLIVLIGTTLEVLTERSRQAIKIQNWRNRVRNHTIVVGYGTKGRTAVDAVIADGGKPADIVVVDNDPAALEAAGAHGLVTVRGDATKSDVLRLAGVQYASAIVIAANRDDTAVLATLTAREINPRAKIVASIREAENTHLMRQSGANSVVVSSETAGRLLGIATITPSVVEVVEDLLSPEEGYAIAEREVEPSETGGSPAHTKDLVLGVVREGKLYRVGEPEVEEIEAGDRLLYVRQGGPA; encoded by the coding sequence GTGCGTAAACGACTGCGCCGCCGGAAAGGCGGCCTCGTGGACGAGCCCGACTACGCGCTCGTCGGCGTCGTCCGGATCCCCGAGATCGAGAAGAGCCCGGCGCGTGCGATCGGGCGGCGAGTCCTCTGGGCGCTGATCGCGCTGTTCGTCTGCTCGATCGTCGTCTACCTGGACCGAGACGGCTACCGCGACGTCAAGGAGTCGCCGCTCAGTTATCTCGACGCCCTCTACTATTCGGCCGTCACCCTGTCGACCACGGGATACGGCGACGTCACGCCGGTCACCGAGTCGGCACGACTGATCAACGTCGTCTTCATCACGCCGCTGCGCGTGCTCTTCCTGATCGTCCTGATCGGTACCACCCTCGAGGTGCTGACCGAGCGGTCGCGGCAGGCCATCAAGATCCAGAACTGGAGAAACCGCGTGCGTAACCACACCATCGTCGTCGGCTACGGCACCAAGGGCCGTACGGCCGTCGACGCGGTCATCGCCGACGGCGGCAAGCCCGCCGACATCGTGGTCGTCGACAACGATCCCGCCGCCCTCGAAGCCGCCGGCGCGCACGGTCTGGTCACCGTCCGCGGTGACGCCACGAAGTCCGACGTCCTACGCCTCGCCGGAGTCCAGTACGCGTCGGCGATCGTCATCGCCGCCAACCGTGACGACACCGCCGTCCTCGCGACGCTCACCGCGCGTGAGATCAATCCTCGCGCCAAGATCGTCGCGTCCATTCGCGAAGCGGAGAACACACACCTGATGCGGCAGTCCGGCGCGAATTCCGTCGTCGTGTCGTCGGAGACCGCGGGCCGGCTCCTGGGCATCGCGACGATCACCCCGTCGGTCGTGGAAGTGGTCGAAGACCTCCTCAGCCCGGAGGAGGGATACGCGATCGCCGAGCGTGAAGTGGAGCCGTCGGAGACCGGAGGCTCGCCTGCGCACACGAAGGACCTGGTGCTCGGCGTGGTGCGGGAAGGCAAGCTGTACCGGGTCGGTGAGCCCGAGGTGGAGGAGATCGAAGCGGGCGACCGCCTGCTGTACGTCCGCCAGGGTGGACCGGCCTGA
- a CDS encoding UvrD-helicase domain-containing protein, whose translation MTDSRTIGARSLAAALGLPPPTDEQVEVIEAPMEPMLVVAGAGAGKTETMASRVVWLVANQLVGPDEILGLTFTRKAASELAARIRRRLSMLAGSPALLEWDPSGVLAARLRSADTEVSTYHAYAGRLIADYGLLLPVEPTSTLLSETELWQLAFSVVASWPGELTTSKVPSSVTEAVLRLYSEIAEHLVDITDLQVSGQHLYDLIDTLPKGPGQRAEPSQKLRGYQAVIDERRELIPLVIALRESMTAQGALDFGSQMSLAARLVATHPEVVAAERSGIRAVLLDEYQDTGHSQRILLSKLFGGVQPTGTPSIAVTAVGDPIQSIYGWRGASAANLPRFALDFPRNDGTGAHRRELLTSWRNCDAALYLANRTSDELRRRGVPVSTLRARPDAPGGTVRLALTDTVVDERVWIADRVEDYYRSAERDEVAPPTTAILVRRNEDSAPLAAELERRGIPAEVVGIGGLLHVPEITDIVATLRLMADPMAGTAAMRLLTGARWQLGAADLAALWRRARELAAGTGAPTTGAVTSADALGDALDAALPGENVDSAGLCDALADPGPEGRYSAAGYERIATFGKMLEGLRRRIGQPLPELVADVEQTTGVAVEAQIRARRMRGRVTGREHLDAFADYVTHYSERSGATLPGLLAFLDTAEVVEKGLEAGRVEVAEERVQILTVHAAKGLEWDVVAMPHVADRIWPSGKAETTWLGSARELPAQLRGDLADRIGGEGYPPIDLAGLADRKELEAAIDEHKEAVADRRLDEDRRLLYVALTRAKHTLLVSAHHWSETGDKPRGGSPFFVELAELVARAAAGEVEGVDAAAFSIDVDAPAPDPDVKNPLTAQQVSVSWPVDRLGERRAPMAAAADLVAAARAAQGLFTVDDTDTDDPDVLAWRAEVDVLLDEHSRDRDPVVDIELPGHLSVSQLVELDTDEQAFAARLRRPVPFRPNPLARRGTAFHAWVERRFGATRLLDMDELPGASDAATGDVTDDELAVLRAAFLASSWADRTPVEVEVGFETVIGETVVRGRMDAVFREGDDWLVVDWKTGSVPEPAKRGSLFVQLAAYRVAWAQLMDVEIDRVRAAFHYVRHDVTLEPDDLPDAEGLADMLRTPGTSQ comes from the coding sequence ATGACTGACTCGAGGACGATCGGGGCGCGGTCGCTCGCCGCGGCGCTCGGTCTGCCACCGCCCACCGATGAACAGGTGGAGGTGATCGAGGCTCCGATGGAGCCGATGCTGGTCGTCGCGGGCGCGGGCGCGGGCAAGACCGAGACGATGGCGTCACGCGTGGTGTGGCTCGTCGCGAACCAGCTCGTCGGGCCGGATGAGATTCTCGGCCTCACGTTCACACGCAAAGCGGCGAGCGAGCTGGCTGCCCGCATCCGCCGCAGGCTGTCGATGCTCGCCGGCAGTCCGGCGCTTCTCGAGTGGGATCCCAGCGGTGTGCTCGCCGCGCGCCTGCGCAGTGCTGACACCGAGGTCAGCACCTATCACGCATACGCGGGCAGGCTGATCGCCGATTATGGACTCCTGCTCCCAGTCGAACCGACGTCGACGCTGCTCAGTGAGACCGAACTGTGGCAGCTGGCCTTCTCGGTCGTCGCGTCGTGGCCGGGCGAGCTGACCACGTCGAAGGTGCCGTCATCGGTGACCGAGGCAGTCCTGCGGCTGTACTCGGAGATCGCCGAACACCTCGTAGACATCACCGATCTGCAAGTGTCGGGACAACACCTGTACGACCTGATCGACACTCTCCCCAAAGGGCCCGGTCAACGGGCCGAGCCGAGTCAAAAGCTGCGCGGCTACCAGGCGGTCATCGATGAACGGCGGGAACTGATCCCGTTGGTGATCGCGTTGCGCGAGTCGATGACGGCGCAGGGGGCACTGGACTTCGGCAGTCAGATGTCGCTCGCCGCTCGGCTCGTGGCGACTCATCCCGAGGTCGTCGCTGCGGAGCGCTCGGGCATCCGCGCCGTGCTGCTCGACGAGTACCAGGACACCGGCCACTCACAGCGGATTCTGCTGTCCAAATTGTTCGGCGGCGTGCAGCCGACGGGAACACCGTCGATCGCCGTGACCGCCGTCGGCGACCCTATTCAATCGATCTACGGGTGGCGCGGTGCGTCGGCGGCCAACCTGCCGCGGTTCGCACTCGATTTCCCCCGCAACGACGGCACGGGAGCGCACCGTCGGGAACTGCTGACCAGCTGGCGCAACTGCGACGCCGCGCTGTACTTGGCGAACAGAACGTCAGACGAACTCCGGCGCAGGGGTGTTCCGGTGAGCACCCTGCGTGCCCGTCCGGACGCACCCGGGGGGACGGTCCGACTCGCACTCACCGACACCGTCGTCGACGAACGCGTGTGGATCGCCGATCGTGTCGAGGACTACTACCGGTCTGCGGAACGGGACGAGGTGGCGCCGCCGACCACCGCGATCCTGGTCCGACGGAATGAGGACTCGGCGCCGTTGGCCGCAGAACTCGAACGCCGTGGGATCCCGGCCGAAGTGGTCGGCATCGGTGGGCTGCTGCACGTCCCGGAGATCACCGACATCGTCGCGACACTCCGCTTGATGGCCGATCCGATGGCGGGCACCGCGGCCATGCGGCTGCTGACCGGTGCCCGCTGGCAGCTCGGAGCGGCGGACCTCGCCGCACTGTGGCGACGCGCCAGGGAACTCGCCGCAGGCACGGGAGCACCGACGACAGGCGCCGTGACGTCCGCGGACGCGCTGGGGGACGCCCTCGATGCGGCGCTTCCGGGTGAGAACGTCGATTCGGCGGGCCTGTGTGACGCGCTCGCCGATCCCGGGCCCGAAGGGCGTTACAGCGCGGCGGGCTACGAGCGGATCGCCACATTCGGCAAGATGCTCGAAGGCCTCCGCCGCCGCATAGGACAACCGTTGCCCGAACTCGTCGCCGACGTCGAACAGACAACCGGGGTGGCCGTCGAAGCCCAGATCCGGGCGCGACGTATGCGTGGACGTGTGACGGGTCGCGAACATCTCGACGCGTTCGCCGACTACGTCACGCACTACTCCGAGCGTTCCGGCGCGACTCTTCCCGGGCTGCTCGCGTTCCTCGACACGGCGGAGGTCGTCGAGAAGGGTCTGGAAGCCGGCCGGGTCGAGGTGGCCGAGGAACGCGTTCAGATCCTCACGGTGCACGCGGCGAAAGGGCTGGAGTGGGACGTCGTGGCGATGCCGCACGTCGCCGATCGGATCTGGCCGAGCGGAAAAGCCGAGACCACCTGGCTCGGTTCGGCCCGTGAGCTCCCCGCCCAGTTGCGGGGCGACCTCGCCGACCGGATCGGAGGGGAGGGCTACCCGCCGATCGACCTCGCAGGTCTGGCCGACCGGAAAGAACTCGAAGCGGCCATCGACGAACACAAGGAAGCCGTCGCCGACCGCAGGCTCGACGAGGACCGTCGACTGCTTTATGTCGCGTTGACCAGGGCGAAACACACGTTGCTTGTGTCGGCGCATCACTGGTCGGAGACCGGAGACAAACCGCGCGGCGGATCGCCGTTCTTCGTTGAACTCGCAGAACTCGTCGCCAGAGCCGCAGCGGGCGAGGTCGAGGGAGTGGACGCTGCCGCGTTCAGCATCGACGTCGACGCACCCGCACCCGACCCCGACGTCAAGAATCCGCTGACCGCGCAGCAGGTCTCGGTGAGCTGGCCGGTCGACCGCCTCGGGGAACGGCGTGCGCCGATGGCCGCGGCGGCCGACCTGGTCGCCGCGGCCCGCGCAGCACAGGGATTGTTCACCGTCGACGACACCGACACAGATGACCCCGACGTCCTCGCGTGGCGCGCCGAGGTGGACGTCCTTCTCGACGAGCACTCACGGGATCGCGACCCGGTCGTCGACATCGAACTGCCGGGTCACCTGTCGGTGAGCCAACTCGTGGAACTCGACACCGATGAACAGGCGTTCGCCGCCAGGCTCCGGCGTCCCGTGCCGTTCCGGCCCAATCCGCTCGCACGCCGCGGCACCGCATTCCACGCGTGGGTGGAACGGCGCTTCGGTGCCACCCGTCTGCTCGACATGGACGAACTGCCCGGCGCCTCGGACGCGGCGACCGGCGATGTGACCGACGACGAACTCGCCGTCCTGCGCGCCGCCTTCCTCGCGTCCTCGTGGGCCGACCGCACCCCAGTCGAGGTCGAGGTGGGCTTCGAGACCGTCATCGGTGAGACTGTCGTCCGCGGGCGGATGGACGCGGTGTTCCGCGAGGGTGACGACTGGCTGGTGGTCGACTGGAAGACCGGGTCGGTCCCCGAACCCGCCAAACGTGGATCGCTGTTCGTTCAGCTCGCCGCCTATCGAGTCGCGTGGGCGCAGCTCATGGATGTGGAGATCGACCGCGTACGCGCGGCGTTCCACTACGTGCGTCACGATGTGACTCTCGAACCGGACGACCTCCCGGACGCCGAGGGACTCGCGGACATGCTGCGCACGCCGGGGACCAGTCAGTAG